A segment of the Georgenia sp. M64 genome:
GGAGCATCTGGGCTCTGCCCGTGACGAGCTCGAGCTGGCGGTGCTGGTCCAGGCCGCCCGAGAGCGTCTCAACGCCGGCCAGGACGAACTCGACCTGGGCCTGGACACCCCGGCCGTGTCTTCTGCGGTGCGTGCCCATGTGGTCGGGACCTCGAGCCGGGTGCTGTGGGAGGTCCTCTCCGACGCCTACCGGGTCCTGGGGTTCGAGTCGTTGAAGGACGAGGCGTTCGCCGCGGTGGTCCTGGCCCGGCTCGTCGAGCCGACGTCCAAGGCCGACACGGTGCGGGTGCTGGAGGAGATCGGGGTCAGCGCCCCGCACCTGAACACGCTCTACGCGGCCCTGCGACGGGCGCAGGGCAGGGACTACCGCGACCGGCTCGCCAAGGCGTGCCTGGCCCATTCCGCCCGCACCAGCGGCACGGCCGCGTTGGTGATGTACGACGTGACCACCCTGCACTTCGAGAACGAGGACGAGGACGACCTGCGCAAGGTCGGGATGAGCAAGGAGCACCGGGTCGACCCCCAGGTCCAGGTCGGGCTCTTGGTCGACCCGGGTGGCTTCCCCCTCGAGGTCCACCTGTTCGAGGGCAACAAGGCCGAGACCACGACGATCGTGCCGGTCCTGCGGGCCTTCCAGGAACGCCACGGCGTGATGGACATGGTCGTCGTCGCTGACGCCGGCATGCTCTCCGCGGCCAATCTCAACGCCCTGGAGGACGCGGGGTTCTCCTTCATCGTCGGCTCGCGGCTGACCAAGGCACCCTACGACCTGGCCGAACACTTCGAACGCAACGGCAACTACTTCGACGACGGGCAGATCCTGGAGTCGACCCGGGTGATGGGCACCGGGACGAATGCCCGGGAGCGGCGGGTGGTCTACCAGTGGTCGTTCAAGCGGAACAAGCGCGATGACCGGGACATCAACTTGATGATCGCCAAGGCGGAGAAGATCGCCGCCGGCACAGCCCCGCTGAGGAAAACCCGGTTCCTAAAGGTCTCCGGCGCCACCAAGGAGCTCGACCAGGCCACCATCGACCGGGCCCGTCAGCTCGCCGGGCTGAAGGGGTATGTGACCAACCTGCCCGTCGAGACGATGACCGGCGCGGCGGTCATCAGCGCATATCACGACCTGTGGCGGGTCGAGCAGTCCTTCCGCATGACCAAGTCCGACCTGCGCGCCCGCCCGGTCTTCCACCACCAACGCGAAGCCATCGAGGCCCACCTCACGGTCGTCTTCGCTGCTCTCGCCATCAGCCGCTACCTCACCACCGCGACCGGCAAATCCTTGAAGAAGATCGTCAACACCCTGCGGCCCCTGCGCTCGGCGACCATCAGCATCAACGGCCACCACATCACCGCAGACCCCGCCATCACCCCCGACGCCCGCGAGATCCTCGACCACCTACCGGCCATCACCACGACGGGGCACTAACCCTGTGGAACTCAGGTCTGGCACCGCGTCTGCCAGGCCAGACGCGATCGCCAGGGCTGCGCCCACAAACGATCGTTATCTTGAGTCGCTGGCGTGGGCGCTGCGTGACCTGGGAGTTTCCGTCTTGGACGGTGTCCCCATCGAGGCCGTTCATGGTTCTTGAGGCCGACGTACGCAGGACTCGATCGTTATCGAATTGCGTCCCGAAGCTTCCTCTAGCCGCGGCATTTGACGCGAGCGGGACGCCCCTGCGCGGTAGACAGACGGAAGCACCACCCAGCGCGACGCTGCGGCCACCCCGAACCCGACGAATCGCCTTGGTCACAGCCCACGTGAAGGACGCGAGGCTATCCACCTGTGGCCGTTTGCGGCCCTGGCAGCAAACGGCCATCTAAATCGACTACCACGTTCTCTCCTGTGTGACACGTTGCAATGGTGAAAGTGCACTTTCCATGAACAACCATCGGAGGACGAAATGCGGATCCGGACAGCCCTAGTTTCACTGGCGGCATCAGTTGTGGTCTCGCTACCACTGGCCGTCACCTCATACGCTGACACCGCGGGAGCTGAATCGTCACCCGAGATGTCAGCGGCGGCGGGATGCACGCCCTATGGATACCTGGCCACCAAGAACTACGGCAACATCCGCTTCTCGGGCGAAGCCAAGTGTTCGGGTCCAACGTTGACGCATCTGACCCTTGAAGGTCAGCGTCAAGGCACGGGATTCTGGGCGCAGATGGTTTTGACAGGATGGCCCTACAACTACACCTACGGAAGTGGAATAAAGTACGCAGAGGCTCTGTGCCGCCACCCCAACTCCACCTATCGGAGCAAGGTAACGTCGAACGAGAGCGGAGCGACCCGTGTAGGCTATTCGAGCGGCCGAACGGTGGCATGCTGATGCTCATCTTTGGTATGTTGTGTGGCGGGGACCCAGTGGTGCGGCCCCACCTGGGCCACGAAGGGTGAAACCGTGCGCCAGTCCGATAGCCGTGGCCACCTGCAACAGGGGCTGCAAGGCCATACTCGATCTCAACTGTGCGCTGTTCTGTTCGGGGCAATTTTCTTCCTGACCGCCTGCAGCGCACCTGGCGCGGAGAACGACCAGGTGACAGAGGCAGAATACCGCGCCGCTGTCCAGGCCACAGCCGATTGTATGAACGAAGGTGGCTGGGAGGTCGGTGAGGTCACCGAGAACCCCGACGGTGTCACCTACGGTTTTGTCATTACGACCGAGGGTGACGATGCAGCGGCCTCTGCAGCTGTTGACGGTGCGTTCAGTTCCTGCGCAGCGAGCCATCTTAATGAGGTGGAGTCCGCGTACCTCAGCGGCCTGCAGTTGTCGGGTGCTGAACGTGACGCCGTCTACGAACAAATGATCACCTGCCTCGAAGCAGCCGGGGTGACCACCGTCGTGTTAGGGGACGACGAAAGCGCCGTCACGTCAAAGATCGATGCTGCGATAGCGACGGGTGAGAACGCCGTCAGTGCCGACGATGCGTGGCGTTGTCAGCAGCGTTACCTTCTTCCGTTGTTTGGAGGGTGATATTGCAGCACGGTGGGAACAGAAGCGGTGCCCGGATCTGGACCATGCCGTGGATGTACACCGTGCTCGTCATTGCGGTGGCTGGTGCCGCGGTGGCCGTAGCCTGGCTCCTCTCACGCAATGTTCCACATTCTTTGTCCTATCTGGAGCCAGACCCCGCCCCCGTCACGGTGAGGGTTGAGGCGGCAACTCTAGACCATCGATCTTCGGCGACTCTGACGGCGACCTATGAAAGCCCTCGCGCTCTACTCGCGTCTGGTCGGTCAGGCACGGTGACGGCCGTAACGGTGGATCACGGGGATGTGCTCTCCACGGGGGATGTGGTCTACGAGGTCGACGGGACTCCCGTCGTCGCCTATGTCAACGATGTGGTCTTCTATCGACCGTTGACGCGCGGCAGCGAGGGCGAGGACGTCGCCGCCGCCCAGGAACTGCTCAACGCGGTCGTCCCAGCGACCTCGCTTGTTGCAGACGGTCGCTTCGGTGTGGCGACTGAGGAGGCCGTACGCATCTATGAGCGATCCCTCGGTATCGAGCGCCCTACAGGCGTGTTCGACCCAGCGTGGTTCGTCCGGGTGCCTCATCTAGAATTCACTATTGCTGACCTCACCCTGATCGCGGGCCAGCCTGCTCCCGGTCGGGCTGACCAGATCGGCACGGGGGCGCCGGTATTGGCCAGTGTCGCGATTGTTACGACCACCAGCCCGCCGGACGGCGCTTACCAGTTCACTCACCAAGGACGTGCGCTGCCGGTGACTAGGGCGGACGGGGCGTGGGGTGTCGACGTCGCAGACGCCGGGGCCTTATTGGGCGCCACGCCACCGGAAGCTGGCACCGCAGACATTGACGGTGTTGTCCGCCTCGTCGACGGTCTTCCGGGACAGGCAGTTCCGCCTTCGGCTCTTATCGACGACGCCGAATCCAGCTCGTGCGTGGCCATCGTGGAGGGGCGGGGCTTCAAACTTCGCGAAGTCCAGGTGTTGACCTCCGACACTGCAGGTGCCGCGTTGATCCACCCTGAACTGCCGCCTGATGCCGAGGTCCTGGTCAACCCGCACGCCATCGGAGAGCGTTCGTGTCCGTAGAGTTACGCGGGGTATCGTTCAGCTACCCAGGCGCCGATAAGAAGGTCCTTGACGGCGCTGAACTGACGGTGGGAGAGGCCGAATCTGTTGCGGTCATGGCCCCATCGGGTCAGGGTAAATCGACTCTGCTCGCACTCGCCGGCCTGCTACTGAAACCGTCGGCAGGTGAGGTGCGGATCAATGGTGTTGTGCCCGCTCCCCAGGAGGCCACGCGTTTGCTCGGCCGTGCCATCCAATGGATCCCTCAGTCCGTCAACCTCATCCCGCGTCGCAGCGTCACAGATAACTTGCTTCTCCCTGCCCTGGCGCAGGGGATGACGCGTGGGGTGGCCATTAGCAGAGCACAGGACCTGATGATGGCCGCCGGACTCGACGTCGAGGGCACGCGGCAGGCGCGAACGCTCTCCGGGGGGCAGGCGCAGCGTGTCGCTGTTGCGCGCGCACTGATGTCGGATCCCTTAGTCATTCTGGCCGACGAGCCCACCGCTAACCTCGATGCGATAACGGCACGGTCAATCGCCAGGGCGATGTTTTCCGCTGCCGCCACCACCACCGTGCTTGTCGCCACCCATGATCTGCAAGTCGCGGAGCTGGCGGACAGAATCGTGCGGCTCAAGAGTGGGAAGGTCGTGCCATCAGGATGACCTGGCATCTGCGCGAGCTTGCACATGAGGCGTGGGCGAACCAGGGCCCACGCCAACTGATCCTTGCTCTCATCGCCCTGGGCACGCTGGCGGGTATCGCGATCCTCACTGGCCTTCAGGCCATCCGTGCGATCGATCAAGAGTCCGCTCGGCGTGAGGGCGGTTCCCTGGTGTGGATGGCGATCGCCGACGAGGATGCTGCGCTCGACTCTGTGGTTTGTGATGATCTCAACGACGGGCGTGGAGTGGCCGCGGCCGGGGGCGTATTCGCCGCCATGCCGCCAACGCTTACGGCATTCTCAGGAGGCCCCCCGGTGCCGACCGCGTACGTGACACCTCGGGCGACCACGGTATGGACCCCGCACGACCTCTCGGGGCAGGTAGTCCTGGGCCGAGACCTGGCCAAGACCCGCAGCGTCGGGGTGGGCTCGGCGCTACGTACAGCCGATGGTGCGAGCACAGTCATCGTCGACGCTCAGACAACTGGTGCCGTTGCCCATGCCGGGGCACGCTCCCGGGTGCTAATTCCCCGGGCACCGGGTGGGCTTCTCACGGAGTGCTGGGTCCGCATGGAGCCAGGGGCGATCAACTCCGGTGAGAACCTTCTACGGTTCGCCTTCGCCGGCGAACACGCCGACATCGTGCCGTTCACCCCTGCGATCTCTGGCGTGCTCTCACCGAGCCAGCAATGGCGGGCATTCGCTGCAACCTACCCCTGGGTTGCCGGCGGCGTAGTCCTTGGTCTTGTGGGGGTGCTCCTCGCCTGGAGCCGCAGGTCCGAGTTAGCGGTCTATCGCACATTTGGCACTACCCGGGCAGAAGTCGCCCTCATGCTGTGGATCGAGGCAGCGATCGCCATGGTCCCGGCGGCATTTCTCGCAGCAACCGCGGCAATGCTGTACCTCAGTGCTATCGAGGGCGGCCCGGTGCTGCGAGAGGTACTTGTCGTTCTCGCGCGAACGATCGGCGCTGCCGCTGCCATCGCTCTGGCACTCATCCCACCGGGGGCGGTCGTCGCGATGCGGGGTCGACTTGTCGACCAGCTTAAGGACCGCTAGCCGACCGCTAGCTAGTCGGTGCTAACCCGGAGAACGACGTGAGCCCCCACCACCGCACTGACCACACGGGCCCCCGGGAGGCAGCGACCTTCGGCAAGATCACTCGCCTCCTGCGATGGGTAACCCTCGCCGTGGTGAGTGCCGAACTGGTGCTGCTGTTCACCGGACACATCAGTCTCGGTGGCGCCATCGGAATCCTTCTCGTTGTCGAAGCCGCACTGCTGGCAGTGATCGTGACTGTGGCGTGGCGCATGACCGCACATCCCACAGACCCGAGACCCCTAGGGCGTGTCTCCCAATAGTCGAGCTGGTGGGTTGACACGCTGCGGTCGTGTCGCGTACTTCCGTGCTAACGGATGCTCAGTGGGAGTTGATCGAGCCGTTGATGCCGTCCTCGGAGGGCCGTCGGGGACGGCGGTTCCGGGACCACCGGGCGGTGGTGGAGGGCATCGTCTACCGCTACCGCACCGGGATCGCGTGGCGTGACTTGCCCGAGTGCTTCGGGCCGTGGCAGACGGTGTGGAAGCGGCACCGCCGCTTCAGCGGCGATGGGACCTGGGACAAGGTCCTCACCGTCCTGCTCGCCCGGGCGGATGCGGCCGTGTCAACGCCGCCTGAATACTGACCCCCAGGTGCCAGGGGGTCAAAATTCGACCGGCGTTGACAGGCCGGGCTGATCGACTGGGAGGTGTCGGTGGACTCGACGGTCAACCGTGCTCACCAGCACACCACGAACCTGCCCCGGGACACGGGGGGACCTGTCGAATTACATGAAACTGGGCGAGGAGCCGCCTGATCACGCCATCGGTCGCTCCCGCGGCGGGCTGTCCACGAAGATCCATCACCTGTGTGACGGGAACATGCGCCCGCTGGTGATGCTGCTCGGGCCCGGGCAGGGCGGGGACTCCCCGATGTTCGAGCACGTCATGAACTCCGTGCGCGTTCCCCGGCTCGGTCCGGGACGTGCCCGGACCACGCCGGTGCGGGCGCTGGCCGACAAGGCGTACTCCTCCCGAGCGAACCGTAAGCTGCTGCGCCGGCGCGGCATCCAGGCCGTCATTCCCGAACGCTCTGACCAGGTCGCCAACCGCAAGCGCCGCGGGTCCCGGGGCGGCCGGCCGGTCACCTATGACCAAGAGGCCTACAAGCGCCGCAACGTCGTCGAGCGCTCCTTCAACGTTTTCACCTGAGTTGGCTCATTCGCTTAGTGCGTGAGTTGCCCGCTGTGGATCGCGTCGAGGATGGCTTGCTGCTCGGTGGGGATGGCGGGGGCGAAGGTCTGGGTGGCGCCGTTGATCGCGATCGTGGCGGAGCGCAGCGGCCGGAGCTGGCGGATGACGTTGCGGATGGCCAGGCTGGTGCGGGCTTGGACCTCGCGGGAGACCGCCAGTGCGGTGAACACGATGGTCAGGTGGGCCTCGATCGCGTCGCGGGTGCGGTGGAACATGGGGCGGGCGCGTAGGTCGGTCTTGCTCATCCGGAAGGACTGCTCCACGTGCCACAGGTCGTGGTAGGAGCCGATGACCTCACCCGCCGGCATCACTGGCGCGGGGATGTTGGTGACGTAGCCCTTGAGCCCGACCAGTCGCCGGGCCCGTGCCAGGGCGGTCTCGTCCAGGCGGTGCCCGTCGCCGCTGGTCTTGACGAATCGCGGGGTGCGGGCGGCCTTCTCCCCGGCGATGACCGCGCGGGCCCGGTTCTCCTGGAGGGTGAGCGTCTTGTTGTCCCTCGCCGCGCGTTTGGCGGAGTAGGCCCAGACCGCCCGCCACGAGCCAGGGTGAAGGTCGCGGTCCCAGACCGGCTCGGCCCGATGAGCCGGGTCGTTCTCGTTGCGCCGCCCGGTCCTGGGGGTGAGGGTGTCGATGACCTGCCCGTCGGCGAAGGCGTCACCGTGCCAGCGGAAGTGCGAGGCCAGGTCCAGCGGTGCCTTGGTCACCCGGGAGCCGACGATGAACCGCAGGTTCGCCTCGTCTAGCTCGCGCAGGTTGGTCGCGGAGAGCATGCCGGCGTCGGCGACGACGACCATGTCCTCGATGTCGTGACGGGTCTGGAACTGCTTGACGATCGGGATGATCGTGGCGGTCTCTGCCTTGTTGCCCTCGTAGCAGCCGATCTCGAGGGGGAAGCCGTGCCGGTCGACCAGGAGCCCGACGACGATCTGGGGGTCGACGCGGCGTTCCTTGGAGTAGCCGACCTTGCGCAGGTCGTCCTCCTTCTCGGCCTCGAAGTACAACGTGGTCACGTCGTAGAGCACCAGGGAGACGTCACCGCTGCTCACGGCGTGCTCGAAGCACAAGGTGGCGATCTGGTCGCGATACGACCCGCCGACCGCGGCGCGGGCGAGGGTGCGTTTCATCGTGGCGTAGCTGGCCGGGACCCGGCCCAGGTCCGTCAGCACTCGCCCGGTGTCCAGCAGCGAGGTCGGCTCCACGATCCGGGCGATGACCAGGTCGCGGAACACCGCATCGCCGACCGTGTCGAACCCCAGCGCGGTGAACACCTCGGCAAGGGCGTCGAACAGCAGCCGCGAGTCCGTCGAGATGACCCGGCCCGGGCCGTCCCGGCCCCGGTCCGGCGCCGCCTGCGGCGCGTGGAACAGCTCGGCCTCGCGAACTGGTGGGGCCAGCGGTGTCACCGGCGGCGTCGGCTCGATCCCGAGATCGAGCACCCCCTGGGCGGGGTTCGCCAGCAGCTCACGGGCCTGCTCCAGCAGGACACCGAGCTCGGCCTCGGTGTGTGCTGAACCGACATGCCTCACGATGCGCTGACGCCCGTCGGCGTACTCCGCGATCTGCACCGCCGTCGCACCCGACGCCGTGCGCACCCGCCTGATAAACGCCACCCCGCGAGGTTAGAGCGCACCCGCTTAGTGCGTGAAACCGCACTAAACCAACAACATCGCAGCAGGTCAGGGCCCTACTGCCCCTCGGGACGCCCACCCGTGAGCCAAGTCAGGTCGAGCGCTCCTTCAACGTTTTCAAGCAGTGGCGGGCGCTGGCTACCCGGTATGACAAGCTCGCGCTGACCTACCGTGGTGGCGTCGTCCTCCGCGCCATCGTCATCTGGGTTGTCGCCCTCCAGAAGGCGGTCCGCTGGCGGGGCATGAGGTGAGATGGCACCTACGAAGTTCTATCTGCCTCGGGAGCCGTGGAGCAGTCGAGGCCGTCAATATGGGAGCGTCGCATGAGGGAGATGGGCCGGCTGTCACCGGATGCAGTCAAGGCCTTGGTGTCTTCGCAGATCGAGCAGTACGAGCAGCTGGCCGGGCGCATCTACGGCCTCAGCAGCACTTGGACGGGATTCCGGTACCTCGGTGGCTTCGAACGCACCGGAACCGAGACCCACGGGAGGACCATCCGCAGAGACTGGTCCTGCACACTCGGACACATCGACGGGCCCTACCATCTCGGGGCAGCCAACAACGGTGCGGGCACTCAGCCCTACGTCTCCATCATCACCACGACGGAACCCGGCCAGTCCCTGGCCTGGCACCTCGCCCGCTCCCTGCGGATCGCGCCTGGCCCGCCGCGCCCGGAACTCCTTGGGACAGATCAGGAAGCCGCTCCCGTCACCATTCCGGTGGATGGGACCGACGTAACCTTTACCGTGCTGACCCGAGACCACTACTTCGCGGCGAAGGTCGAGGTGGGCGAGATGCGCATTGTCGCCATCGGCGCAGGCATGACTCTCGCGGACATCGGGCTCGAGCGTGTCGACGACCTGACCGCGTACATCGACGGCTTCAAACACATCGCACGCGAGAACGGACTCGAACTCTGACGGCCTCCCAGGTGTCGCACTGCCGGTCACCCCACCCGCCAGGCCGCGGATCTCACTGCTTTTCGGTCCCCAGCAATCTCGACTGCCCCTCATTGGGAGACACGCCCTAGGAGACTGCTGAACAAGGCGGTGTTCTTGTTCGGTGTTTGTGGGCGGGCAGGTCGCCTGTGGGCAGTCTGGTGGCGGTCACAGCAGGTGGCTGGATTTGAGGTCGGGCCTGCCCCACTTGCCGCGGTGATGTGCTGGGCCGGGGTGCTGGACCAGGGCGCGGCGGCCCTCTTCAGGCCGGCGCGATCGCCCAGGTCCCGGCGGTGCGCTGGAGGCCGATGGTAAGCAGTCGTCGGAGGTTGACCGCGGCGGCGCGGTGGTGGAGCCAGTGGTCGTTCTTGGTGATCCCGCGGTAGCGGACCTTGCGGTTGCCGCGGGTGAGCCAGGCGATAGAACGTTCGACCATCGGCCGGAAGGTGCGGTAGCTCTCCTGGAAGCCGGGGTCCTGCGCGTTGGCGCGGTGAGCCCGCTGGAGCGCGTCGTGGGGGTGCAGGTCGAGCTTGCGGCCGCGGGCGGCGGTGGTACAGCGCTCGCGTAGCGGGCACTCGCGGCAGGCGGCCCCGAAGGTGACCTTGCGCTTGGCGGTAATCCTCTGGGTCAGCCCGTTCGGGCAGGTCACGGTCCCGGCGGTCTCGTCGACGGTGAAGTCCTCGATCGTGAACCCGCCCGGGATGGCCGGGCGCAGCGGCCAGGGCTTGATGATCGCGGTGTGCCCAGCCTTCTCCAGGGCGGCCAGTGCCTCACCGGTGCCATAGGCGGAGTCGGCGAGCACCTCGACCGGGACCTTGAACCGTCACGGCTTCGTTGCCGCTTCCTTTTGAGTGAAGGATGGCGACATGCCCAAGAAGTACGACCAGGAGTTCAAGGACCGTGCGGTGCGCATGGTGGTGGATCACCGTGATGACTACGGCTCGTTGACGAAGGCGACGATCGCGGTGGGCTCTCAGCTCAACATCCCGCGCGAGACGCTGCGCCGCTGGGTCTCCCAGGCCCGCGTCGACGCCGGGGACAGGCCCGGCGTGAGCACGCAGGAGAACGAGGAGATCAGGGCGCTCAAGCGGGAGAACAAGCGCCTGCGCGATGCCAACGAGATCCTGCGGTCAGCAGCGGTTTTCTTCGCCGGGGAGCTCGACCCCCGCAACCGCTGATCTGCGAGTTCATCGACTCCCAGCGAGCGGCCGGCTTCGCGGTCGGGACTGCTGATCTGCCGGGCGTGTCGGAACTTCTGTGTAAGTCCTTCTGCTCCCTGGCGTGAGCGCCCTGGCGGGCTGAGAATGGTGCTCCGGTCGCCCGTTGACGTCGTCATCCCATGGCCCCTTGAGACCGTGTGTAAGTCGGGCGCGGGGGCTGTGCTGTGGGCCCTTCACTGTCGCTTCGAGCACGAGGACTAGTTTCCTTCTCCCCTTCAGCTCCCACGGGCGACCGGTTCAGCACGGGTACTGGGAGCCTGGGGAGGTGGCGGCAATGGAGATCGCGGCCGATGAGGACGAGATCATCGAACGAGTCGCGGCGCTCGATATCGGCAAGGCCGAAGTGGTGTGCTGCGTGCGGGTACCAGCCCCGGGTCGGCGCCGCAGGCAAGAGGTGCGCCGGTACTCCACCATGACCGAGCAGCTGCTCGCGCTGGGCGACTGGCTGACTGAGGTCGGCGTGACCCGGGTGGTGATGGAAGCGACGTCGGACTACTGGAAGGCGCCGTTCTACCTGCTCGAGCAGACCGGGATGCAGACATGGCTGGTCAACGCCCGCGATGTCAAGCACCTGCCCGGGCGACCCAAGACCGACAGGCTCGATGCGGTCTGGTTGTGCAAGGTCGCCGAACGCCAGATGCTGCGCCCCTCATTCGTCCCGCCGGTGGAGATCCGTCAGCTGCGTGATCTGACCCGATACCGGGTCGACCTAATCGAGGCACGCACCGCGGAGAAGCAACGCGCCGAGAAGCTCCTCGAGGACGCCCAGATCAAGGTCTCGGTCGTCGTCTCCGACCTCTTCGGAGTCTCCGGGCGGGCGATGATGGCCGCGCTGATCGCCGGCCAGCGCGACCCCGCCGTGCTCGCCGACCTCGCCCGCGGACCGATGCGCCGCAAGACCGCTCAGCTCCAAGAGGCCCTGACCGGGCACTTCACCGACCACCACGCCTTCCTGCTGGCCAAGATGCTCCACCGGGTCCAGACCATTGACGCCGACATCGCCGAGGTCGAGAAGAAGATCGCCGAACACCTGGCCCCGTTCGTCGGCGACACCCTCCAACGGCTGGACGAGATCCCCGGGATCGGGATCGCGGCCGCCTGCGCGCTCATCGCCGAGATTGGCCTGGACATGGCCAGGTTCCCCACCCCAGGACACCTTGTCTCCTGGGCGAAGTTCGCCCCCGGAGTCAACGTCTCCGCCGGGAAGATCGTTGGCACCACCAGAACCGGGCGCGGCAACCGATACCTCGCCCGGGTCCTCGGTGAGATCGCCGTCGCGGTCGGCCGCACCAAGACCTTCCTCGGTGCCCGCTACCGCCGACTGGCACGCCGAATAGGCAAGAAGAAGGCAATCGTCGCGATCGCAAGGTCGATCCTGGTGATCATCTGGCACCTGCTCGCCGATCCAACCACCCGCTTCCGAGACCTCGGCGTCGACTATTACGACACCCACATCAACAACAACCGCCGCGTTCGCAGCCACGTCCGCGACCTTGAATCCCTCGGCTACAAAGTCACCCTCGAACCCGCCGCCTGAACCACCGGCTAGCCACCCGCGCGAAGTCACCACATTCTCGGACTAGTGCGTGACCTCGAGGCTGGGCCGTGGGAGCGGCCCGGGGAGGACACGTGATGAGCGATATGACCGAGACTGCACGGGTGGGACGTCGTGGTCGTGAGCCTGACCCTGAGCGTGGGGAGGGACTCGTCGACGCCGCGTTGGCGGAGGAGCTGGTGGCCCGGGCCCGTGAGCAGGGGGTGGAGCTCCTCGGGGAGAACGGGCTGCTGCGGCAGATGACCAAGGCGGTGCTGGAGCGGGGCTTGGCCGAGGAGCTGACCGAGCACCTGGGCTACGAGCCGCACGAGCGGGCCGGGGCGGGCAACGCCCGCAACGGCACGACGCCGAAGCGGCTGCACTCCGAGGCCGGCACGATCGACCTGGACGTCCCGCGCGACCGGGTGGGGTCCTTCGAGCCGCGGCTGGTGCGGAAGGGGCAGCGGCGCCTGGACGGCATCGACAAGATCGTGATCGGCCTCTACGCGCGCGGGATGACCGTGCGGGACATCCGGGCCCACCTGGTCGAGATCTACGACGTGGAGGTCTCCGCGGACCTGATCTCCACGATCACCGACGCGGTCCTGGAGGAGGTCCGCGACTGGCAGGCCCGCCCGCTCGACCGCGTCTACCCGGTGATCTTCCTCGACGCGCTTATCTGCAAGGTCCGCAGCGAGGGCACCGTGCGCAACAAGGCCGCGCACCTGGCCGTCGGCGTCGATGTCGACGGCCGCAAGGAGGTCCTGGGCATCTGGGTCGAGCACACCGAGGGCGCGAAGTTCTGGCTGCGGGTGATGAACGACCTCAAGGCCCGCGGCGTCGAGGACGTCCTGATCGTCGTGTGCGACGGGCTCACCGGCCTGCCCGCCGCGGTCACGGCCGTGTGGCCGGACGCGATCGTGCAGACCTGCGTGGTCCACCTCGTGCGGGCCTCGATGCGCTGGGTGAACTACAAGGACCGCAAGAAGGTCGCCGCCCAGCTCCGCTCGATCTACGCCGCCCCCACCGAGGCCGCCGCCCGGGACGCCCTGGACGCCTGGACCGAGTCCGACATCGGCCGGCAGTACCCGGC
Coding sequences within it:
- a CDS encoding peptidoglycan-binding domain-containing protein produces the protein MYTVLVIAVAGAAVAVAWLLSRNVPHSLSYLEPDPAPVTVRVEAATLDHRSSATLTATYESPRALLASGRSGTVTAVTVDHGDVLSTGDVVYEVDGTPVVAYVNDVVFYRPLTRGSEGEDVAAAQELLNAVVPATSLVADGRFGVATEEAVRIYERSLGIERPTGVFDPAWFVRVPHLEFTIADLTLIAGQPAPGRADQIGTGAPVLASVAIVTTTSPPDGAYQFTHQGRALPVTRADGAWGVDVADAGALLGATPPEAGTADIDGVVRLVDGLPGQAVPPSALIDDAESSSCVAIVEGRGFKLREVQVLTSDTAGAALIHPELPPDAEVLVNPHAIGERSCP
- a CDS encoding ATP-binding cassette domain-containing protein, yielding MSVELRGVSFSYPGADKKVLDGAELTVGEAESVAVMAPSGQGKSTLLALAGLLLKPSAGEVRINGVVPAPQEATRLLGRAIQWIPQSVNLIPRRSVTDNLLLPALAQGMTRGVAISRAQDLMMAAGLDVEGTRQARTLSGGQAQRVAVARALMSDPLVILADEPTANLDAITARSIARAMFSAAATTTVLVATHDLQVAELADRIVRLKSGKVVPSG
- a CDS encoding transposase, with amino-acid sequence MPKKYDQEFKDRAVRMVVDHRDDYGSLTKATIAVGSQLNIPRETLRRWVSQARVDAGDRPGVSTQENEEIRALKRENKRLRDANEILRSAAVFFAGELDPRNR
- a CDS encoding IS110 family transposase — translated: MEIAADEDEIIERVAALDIGKAEVVCCVRVPAPGRRRRQEVRRYSTMTEQLLALGDWLTEVGVTRVVMEATSDYWKAPFYLLEQTGMQTWLVNARDVKHLPGRPKTDRLDAVWLCKVAERQMLRPSFVPPVEIRQLRDLTRYRVDLIEARTAEKQRAEKLLEDAQIKVSVVVSDLFGVSGRAMMAALIAGQRDPAVLADLARGPMRRKTAQLQEALTGHFTDHHAFLLAKMLHRVQTIDADIAEVEKKIAEHLAPFVGDTLQRLDEIPGIGIAAACALIAEIGLDMARFPTPGHLVSWAKFAPGVNVSAGKIVGTTRTGRGNRYLARVLGEIAVAVGRTKTFLGARYRRLARRIGKKKAIVAIARSILVIIWHLLADPTTRFRDLGVDYYDTHINNNRRVRSHVRDLESLGYKVTLEPAA
- a CDS encoding IS1634 family transposase produces the protein MSPYIRKVKTASGATAVQIAEKRGGVRRIVEHLGSARDELELAVLVQAARERLNAGQDELDLGLDTPAVSSAVRAHVVGTSSRVLWEVLSDAYRVLGFESLKDEAFAAVVLARLVEPTSKADTVRVLEEIGVSAPHLNTLYAALRRAQGRDYRDRLAKACLAHSARTSGTAALVMYDVTTLHFENEDEDDLRKVGMSKEHRVDPQVQVGLLVDPGGFPLEVHLFEGNKAETTTIVPVLRAFQERHGVMDMVVVADAGMLSAANLNALEDAGFSFIVGSRLTKAPYDLAEHFERNGNYFDDGQILESTRVMGTGTNARERRVVYQWSFKRNKRDDRDINLMIAKAEKIAAGTAPLRKTRFLKVSGATKELDQATIDRARQLAGLKGYVTNLPVETMTGAAVISAYHDLWRVEQSFRMTKSDLRARPVFHHQREAIEAHLTVVFAALAISRYLTTATGKSLKKIVNTLRPLRSATISINGHHITADPAITPDAREILDHLPAITTTGH
- a CDS encoding IS1634 family transposase, which gives rise to MAFIRRVRTASGATAVQIAEYADGRQRIVRHVGSAHTEAELGVLLEQARELLANPAQGVLDLGIEPTPPVTPLAPPVREAELFHAPQAAPDRGRDGPGRVISTDSRLLFDALAEVFTALGFDTVGDAVFRDLVIARIVEPTSLLDTGRVLTDLGRVPASYATMKRTLARAAVGGSYRDQIATLCFEHAVSSGDVSLVLYDVTTLYFEAEKEDDLRKVGYSKERRVDPQIVVGLLVDRHGFPLEIGCYEGNKAETATIIPIVKQFQTRHDIEDMVVVADAGMLSATNLRELDEANLRFIVGSRVTKAPLDLASHFRWHGDAFADGQVIDTLTPRTGRRNENDPAHRAEPVWDRDLHPGSWRAVWAYSAKRAARDNKTLTLQENRARAVIAGEKAARTPRFVKTSGDGHRLDETALARARRLVGLKGYVTNIPAPVMPAGEVIGSYHDLWHVEQSFRMSKTDLRARPMFHRTRDAIEAHLTIVFTALAVSREVQARTSLAIRNVIRQLRPLRSATIAINGATQTFAPAIPTEQQAILDAIHSGQLTH